The following proteins are co-located in the Microbulbifer sp. VAAF005 genome:
- the gltS gene encoding sodium/glutamate symporter: protein MVIEVSLLGTLLIAMLILIVGYYLSHVIPFLNRNSIPEPVVGGLIFSLLAALGYTLFDVSFSFDMSMKNLLMVMFFTTVGLAASVKLLIKGGPKVVLFLGVATVMLIVQNLIGVLMAKSADMHPLFGLVMGSVTLSGGHGNGATYADLFSNIYNLQGVLEIAMATATFGLVLGGLIGGPVTERLIRKHNLKPTAGKDHSDNMVTYDVDDKDTVTPRRMMETLFLLVGCMLAGGGLHGLLVEAGLVIPAFLIPLLLAVFVTNLLDFTGRYRVSTACVDLWGTMSLSIFLAMAMMSLRVWELFSLAGPMLLIIGVQAIAVMMFCYFVTFRVMGKTYDAAIIAGGHCGFAMGATPTAVANMEALVSRHGPSPQAFLVVPLVGAFFIDITNALVIQLFMGLSWIF from the coding sequence ATGGTCATTGAGGTATCTCTTCTCGGCACCCTGCTAATTGCAATGCTAATCCTGATCGTCGGCTACTACCTGTCGCACGTTATTCCATTTTTGAACCGCAATAGTATTCCCGAACCGGTAGTGGGAGGGCTGATATTTTCACTGTTAGCGGCGCTCGGTTACACACTGTTTGATGTTTCTTTCTCATTTGATATGAGCATGAAAAACCTGCTAATGGTGATGTTCTTTACCACAGTCGGTTTGGCGGCCAGTGTTAAATTGTTGATTAAGGGTGGACCTAAAGTCGTGCTGTTTCTCGGCGTGGCCACTGTGATGCTGATAGTGCAGAACCTAATCGGGGTGCTGATGGCCAAGTCGGCGGATATGCACCCGCTGTTTGGCTTGGTGATGGGGTCGGTCACCCTATCGGGCGGCCACGGCAATGGAGCTACCTATGCAGATTTATTCAGCAATATCTATAACCTGCAGGGGGTGCTGGAAATCGCCATGGCAACAGCAACTTTCGGTCTGGTGTTAGGTGGATTAATTGGCGGGCCGGTCACTGAGCGTCTTATTCGCAAGCACAACCTCAAGCCCACGGCAGGCAAAGACCATAGCGATAATATGGTGACCTACGACGTTGACGACAAAGATACGGTCACTCCACGACGGATGATGGAGACCCTGTTTTTGCTTGTTGGGTGCATGTTGGCTGGAGGTGGCCTGCACGGCTTGCTAGTGGAGGCCGGGCTGGTTATCCCAGCTTTTCTAATACCGTTGCTACTGGCAGTGTTCGTTACCAATTTGTTGGATTTTACAGGCCGCTATCGGGTCAGCACAGCCTGTGTTGATCTGTGGGGCACTATGTCGCTGTCAATTTTTCTTGCGATGGCGATGATGTCTTTGCGGGTGTGGGAGTTGTTCAGTCTGGCCGGGCCTATGTTGCTGATTATTGGTGTTCAGGCTATTGCGGTGATGATGTTCTGTTACTTTGTGACGTTTCGGGTCATGGGAAAAACCTATGATGCGGCCATTATCGCCGGGGGGCACTGTGGTTTTGCGATGGGGGCAACTCCCACGGCTGTTGCCAATATGGAAGCTCTGGTGTCGCGTCACGGGCCATCGCCACAAGCCTTTTTGGTTGTGCCGTTGGTAGGGGCATTTTTTATCGATATTACTAACGCCCTGGTTATTCAGCTCTTTATGGGCTTGTCGTGGATATTTTAG
- a CDS encoding alpha/beta fold hydrolase: MGKTYVLVHGLFHGGWCWSRVAHLLQENGHRVFTPTHSGLGERKHLLSPSVGLDTFIQDLINTILWEELQQVTLVGHSFGGMAATGAADALPERVHRLIYLDGAVPEPGRPFSSQLPSGIEEQRLKQAQDIDGTLCIMPPPPEALGITQPDDINWLKRRMTPHPIKTLLDPIHLKRSPEQGPPCTFIHCTQPEYPPAVYSSHKAKQISGWTYREAEINHDCIINKPEIVAKLLEESP, encoded by the coding sequence GTGGGAAAAACTTACGTGCTGGTCCACGGGCTATTTCATGGAGGCTGGTGTTGGAGCAGGGTCGCCCACCTTTTGCAGGAGAATGGGCACCGAGTATTCACCCCCACCCACAGTGGCCTGGGAGAGCGCAAACACCTACTCTCTCCCTCTGTTGGTCTGGACACTTTTATCCAGGACCTTATCAATACAATCCTTTGGGAGGAGTTGCAGCAAGTGACCCTTGTGGGCCACAGTTTTGGAGGGATGGCCGCAACCGGTGCCGCCGACGCTCTGCCCGAGCGGGTGCACCGCTTGATCTACCTGGATGGCGCTGTTCCAGAGCCCGGGCGCCCATTCAGCAGCCAACTCCCCAGCGGTATTGAAGAGCAGCGGCTCAAGCAGGCACAGGATATCGACGGTACTCTCTGTATTATGCCTCCACCACCAGAAGCCTTGGGGATAACCCAGCCAGATGATATCAACTGGCTAAAACGCCGTATGACCCCGCACCCCATCAAAACGTTACTGGATCCCATCCACTTAAAACGCTCTCCTGAGCAGGGCCCGCCGTGTACTTTCATTCACTGTACCCAACCCGAATACCCACCAGCCGTCTACAGTAGCCACAAGGCTAAGCAGATATCCGGGTGGACATATCGGGAAGCAGAAATAAACCACGACTGCATCATCAATAAGCCCGAAATTGTGGCCAAACTACTTGAGGAAAGTCCGTAA